Genomic segment of Pararhodobacter zhoushanensis:
GACCTGCAGGGCGCCGCGCATGACCGCGCGTTCACCGTCGCCGGGGCGATGAAGGCGGATCTGCTCGCCGACCTCGCTCTGGCGATGGACAAGGCCATCGCGCAGGGCACCGGGCTCGAGGCGTTCCGCCGCGACTTCCGCGCGCTGGTGGTGCGGCATGGCTGGCACGGATGGACCGGCGAGGGCACGCGCGGCGGTGAGGCCTGGCGCACCCGGGTGATCTACCAGACCAACATGCGCACCAGCTACGCCGCCGCACGCATGGCGCAGCTGCGCGAGGCCGGGTTCAGGTACTGGATCTATCGCCACGGCGGCTCGATGGAACCGCGCCAGCAGCATCTGGCGATCGACGGGCTGATCCTGCCCTCGGATCATCCATTCTGGGACATCTGGGCACCGCCGAACGGCTGGGGCTGCAGCTGCTGGATCACCGGCGCGCATACGATGAACGCGGCGCAGCGGCGAGGCGGCAAGCCAGACGTCACCCTCCCTGACAGCTGGGACCAGATCAACCCGAAGACCGGCGCGCCCGAGGGCGTCGATCGCGGCTGGGGCTATGCGCCGGGGGCCAGTGCCACCGACACCATCATCACGGCGGCGCAAAAGGCCGCGGGTTTGCCGGAACCCATCGCGGCGGATTTCGCGCGCTCGCTGGACAGGGTCGTTGATCGCGCCTGGCCGGTTTGGCTTGCCGACGCCCGCGCAGGTCG
This window contains:
- a CDS encoding phage head morphogenesis protein encodes the protein MAPPDAPLRTLLRRPYPEQIAAFRLRLGTLLPTQDWEDLQGAAHDRAFTVAGAMKADLLADLALAMDKAIAQGTGLEAFRRDFRALVVRHGWHGWTGEGTRGGEAWRTRVIYQTNMRTSYAAARMAQLREAGFRYWIYRHGGSMEPRQQHLAIDGLILPSDHPFWDIWAPPNGWGCSCWITGAHTMNAAQRRGGKPDVTLPDSWDQINPKTGAPEGVDRGWGYAPGASATDTIITAAQKAAGLPEPIAADFARSLDRVVDRAWPVWLADARAGRTNQPALLGVVPDTSPHAAAILAPPAAVRVDIPAITDLPDRMRRPMAVLVDQESGDLIYVLTDSDGLPVLEARVRSGDRASALHSLRPFDLGALIAQLASGALGLILGTLT